The window tcacgctaaattgaattgttcatcattacctctagatgctaagtacatgattgagttagctaatggtaaactaattaaagccgataaaatttgccgtgattgtaaaataaatttagccggagaaacatttaagattgatttgatacccgtagaattaggaagttttgatgtaatagtcggcatggactggatgtccaaaataggagctgaagttgtgtgcgccaagaaggcaattcgcattcctcgtaagaataaaatgccagtaatgatttatggagagaagggtaactcaaagctaaaactcattagttatttgaaagctcaaaagtgcttgaagaaagggtgctatgctatcttagcacatgttaataaagtcgaaaagaaagaaaaagagaagtgcatcaatgacgtgcctgtggcaagagattttcctgaagtatttccggaagagttgccgggattacctccatttagatctgtagaatttcaaatagatttagtaccaggagctgcaccagtggctcgtgctccatatagacttgcaccgtccgaattaaaagaacttcaaagtcagttaaaagaattactagaccgtggattcatacgaccaagcacttcaccgtggggagctccaattttgtttgttaagaagaaagatggatcttttaggatgtgtatagattatcgtgaattaaataagttaactatcaagaatcggtatccactaccgagaattgatgacttatttgatcaactgcaaggatcatgtgtttattcaaaaatcgacctaagatcgggttatcatcaattacgtgtcaaagaagaggacattccgaaaactgcttttcggatacgttatggtcattacgaatttttggtcatgccgtttggattgacgaatgcgccagctgtatttatggacctcatgaatcgagtttgtagtccatatttagataagtttgttatcgttttcattgatgatattcttatctattccaagagtgagcaagagcatgaacagcatttaaggttgatattagagttgttgagaaaagaacagctatatgctaaattttctaaatgtgctttctggttgaaagaagtgcaatttcttggccacgttgttagtagcaaaggaattcaggttgatccagcaaaaattgaagccattgaaaaatgggagactcctaagacaccaatgcagatacgccaatttttgggtttagccggttattatagaaggtttattcaagatttttcccgaatagctaagccgttgacagcgttaatgcaaaaagggaagaaatatgaatggacttctgagcaggagagtgcatttcaattactgaaaaagaagttgactacggcgcctattttatcgttaccagaaaggaacgatgattttgaaatatattgtgacgcttcgcgacaaggttttggttgcgttcttatgcaacggaagaaagttattgcatacgcatcccgacaattgaagattcatgagcggaattatacgacgcatgatctagaattgggagcagtcgtgtttgcattgaagatatggagacactacttatatggggttaaatgcactgtgtttactgatcataaaagccttcaacatatttttgatcagaaacagctgaacatgaggcaacgtaggtgggtcgagttaataaatgactatgattgtgaaattcgttatcatcccgggaaagcgaatgtggtggctgacgcactaagcagaaaggaacgagaaccaattcgagtacgagcgatgaacataaaaattcgcatgaatctcaactcacaaatcaaagaagttcaacgagaagcacttactaaagaaaatataggaaatgaaataatgaagaagtatgagaagcaactcgttatgcgggaagatggaattcgatattttgcaaatcgtatttgggtaccgaagttgggtggattaaggaagttgatattgaacgaggcacataagacaagatattcgatacatcctggagttggaaagatgtaccaagatcttaagacacattattggtggcctaatttaaagacagacgttgcaacatatgttggggaatgtttaacttgttccaaagtcaaagctgaacaccaaaagccgtcagggttacttcaacaaccagaaatcccagaatggaaatgggatggtattaccatggatttcatcacgaagttaccaaagactgcctggggatacgacaccatttgggtgattgttgatcgtctcaccaagtctgcacatttcttgcctataaaggaaacggatagaatggagaaactattacgattgtatataaaggaaattgtttcaaggcatggaatacctatttccattatatctgatcgtgatagtagatttacctcaaagttctggcaatcactacaggaggcactaggaactcgtttggatatgagcaccgcatatcatccgcaaaccgacgggcagagtgaaagaacaattcagactcttgaagacatgctcagggcatgtgtgatcgattttggaaacggatgggataaatatctaccattagcagaattctcgtataataatagttatcatgcgagcattaaagctgcgccattcgaagcattgtacggaaggaagtgtagatctcctatttgttggaatgaagtaggagatcgacaattaactggtcccgagatcatatacgaaacgactgagaagatagtacaaatcaaggagagattgaaaacagcccgtagtcgccaaaagagctacgccgatgtccgaaggaaaccattagagttttagatcggtgacatggttatgctaaaggtgtcaccttggaaaggtgtaatacgtttcggtaaaagaggtaaactgaacccaaggtatgtaggcccgttcaagatcatcgaacgcattggaccggtagcttatcgactcgagttaccgcaacaactcgccggagtacataatacctttcacgtctcaaaccttaagaaatgtcttgcaaaggaagacctcaccattcctcttgaagaaatccatgtcgatgagaaactacaattcatcgaagaaccaatcaaaatcatggatcgtgaagttaaacggctcaagcagagcaacataccgatcgttaaggttcgttggaatgctcgaaggggtcccgagtttacttgggaatgagaggatcaaatgaaacaaaagtatccacacttgtttcccgatgacgcaaaataggtataattttaaaatttcgggacgaaatttatttaacgggtaggtactgtaatgacccgcactttttcgatcaatttatacttataagattaatatttacataaattaaaccttaccaacatgataagcaatccaaattgttgagacttatgtttttgaaatgagttttacacaacgtttgaccgtctagtttgaccaatgatatcacgaactatacaatatatgataattatacgtttgtgtgtatatatgtatatatacatatttaacatgatctaaggatgttttaatatctcattttgtattaataacaataagttataagtgtattttgaaactactaacttaagttttcaaaacgataaccatacgtaacgttatttgacataaatacttatgatctataatgtttatacatatatcgtataagtaatgtatttaatcactttttaaggacttaaatacataaaacaatataagtgtattcacaaaagatagctatatttgaatcctcattccatttttcacaaaatttctatacgtatatctagagtatatgtactcgtatcatacttagctcctatacgtatttactattggtatatacacatcaaatcaccacctaaccagcccttgttactaccctaggtataaggtaattgcttttgtatgattgtttgacaaatacacaagattacaagcttaaaaattttgtccttgccccccccatatcacgtttttaaggagactcatggatcatcattttgattcattttaacttccaatttctagctaaaaacacacactctttcaagaaccttaaactccataacaatccagcaagttaccaagaagatctacccataaaaaccttacttaatcaccataagaaaacccttacaaaaacacttcaagaatcctttccaagaacacaaacttacttccaatctttcatccaattccatcacccttttggttctaggttcttactcctcttttacagcaatcttgtccaagtaacttgaggtagtaactttgttcataaccttattcgattcatatatatatagctatcttattttatggtataaaattttaacaacaagaacatagtttgaatgttttcaaacttgtttacaaactaaatagatccttctaacttaacttttaaaatacttcaagacctgtaatatatcataaatatatgctaacttaacaaggtaaaacttggtttttcaaagaacaccttaaaaactgtttttacgacgtcggagtgcaaccgggggctgttttgggttggataattaaaaaccatcttaaactttgaattggaggtttattttctggaaaaatgatttttactatgaatatgttaacacataaaattttcatgatttaactcaaagtataagtatttttagaaaaataatcatttaaggttgtttacatgatggaaaatgatcaacttcataagtttcactaaagtttgacctatgacctgtgatttcgaatacaaactaaggtatttacagttcatagtcttaaagagggactcgatccaaggaagtggcaagttgaatcaacgaaaacggagttgtaacgaagaaactatgaccaaaacgagatcggatatctaagactagtttagctacgaaaataattggagaaaattaaataaatcacatctttttaaaataacatgatattttatatatatgtactcataatttaattttatatggttcaggatcacccgtaaacaatacgagaagattaatcataagatcccatgattgtacgcaacacgtcatttgacaacaccggtaccgtgggtcaagattaatctcgaccagtacatatacgatgggggtttttatttatttcattgggggtttattaaacacctaaaaatgaaccattaaaattgaattactaacatcggactgctaactacggactaaggaattattaaaagtattaaaagtattataagtatatatatgtgacgtttgtttaaaaagaaaaggtattgatatattatatatggataggttcgtgatatcaatcggagaccaagtcaaaattacatatcttcaagacgaaagtgagtatatagtcccacttttaaactctaaatatttcgggatgagaatacatgtattttatgttttacgttatggacacaagtaactgaaaaatatattctacgttgagttgtaccactggcatacttccctgtagcttggtaactgttatttacagcggtattgtaaacgcgaatcctgttgatagatctatcgggcctgacaaccccaaccggactggacgaccagtattcaacggttgcacagtacttcgttttgtgactacacttggtacggtgtagtaagatttcataataaagggaatatgcgacgtgattaaatgttaagtatggttaccaagtgctcaaccacttagaatatttttattaaaatgtttatatatgaaatcttgtggtctatatatatatatatattgctgccggcattaaacctatatctcaccaactttatgttgacgttttaagcatgtctattctcaggtgataactaaaagcttccgctgcaacatgttgaatttaagcaagatcttgagtatgcatatttgtgtcaaaaataaaactgcatatccgaggaattgtaatgtaaaatatgctagaaatcgtattgttatcatcacatgtaaagtttgtaagtctaagattatcgctaaacgataatcatctttatattgtctaaagcttgtattaaaataagagttatggtttgtaatgtaaaataaatgcagttgttcttttaaaaatgtcgcatatagaggtcaatacctcgcaatgaaatcatacgttatctaactcgttcttatggttaaggacgggttatgacacacctccaatatgcggatgacaaAATTATTTTTGGAAAATGGAACAAAGTCGAGGTTAGAAATATTTTGAAAATTCTTAAATGTTTCGAGGATCTATCGGGCCTAAAAATTAATCTCAACAAAAGTAGTGTTTATGGTATTCGTACGACCACTTCCAAACTTGCTAGCTTAGCTTCGTGGTTTAATTGCAAAGAAGGGTCTTTTCCATTTAGCTACCTTGGGCTCCCAATTGGGGCTCAAATTTTTTCGTATAATACTTGGGCACCTATTCTCGAAAAGTTCAAAAAACGTTTATCGGCTTGGAAAGCTAAATCTATCTCTTTTGGAAGACGTCTCACGTTAATTAAAGCGGTGTTAACTAGTCTCCCACTTTATTATTTTTCACTTTTCAAAGCACCGGCTAATGTAATTAAAGAACTTGAAGGGCTTCGTCGTgatttttttgggggggggggggggggggggatctcAAGATGAGAAAAAAATGGCATGGGTTAAATGGGAACAAATACTTTTACCTTACGAATTTGGTGGTTTAAATGTttgctccttaaaaattaaaaatcttgcaAACCTAaccaaatggtggtggagattcctCTCGGGTGAAAATGTTTTTTGGGTTCGCATTATCAAAAGTATTTATGAAATTGGCGGGGGTTTGGGATGTTCTACCTCGCTACCCGAGATCAAATTGAAAAATCTCTCGGGTCGCCCTTggtataatattattaaaattgaaGACACCCTAACTAAGTTAGGGTGTAATCTTTCTAACGCTTTTGTCAAAGATGTAGGAATTGGTGCGGATACGAGATTTTGGATTGATAAGTGGATAGGTGACGTACCGCTCAAACACGCATACCCGAAACTTTTCAAACTCGAGGCTACACCAGATGCTTACATTGCCGACCGTTTGGATGTAACGGTTAATCCGTTGATTTCCAAATGGAATTGGATCATGACCCCGAGATGGCGTACTGAGGATGAAGTTTTTGCTCTTATCGAATCCATCAGAGCACACCCTTTTTCGCATTCACCTGCTATCCAGTCTCATCCATCTGCTGGCCCGTGGTCCTGGAAACATGACCCGTCGGGTCTGTTTTCCACCAGCTCGTTGGTTCAGTTACTTAGCTCTCTAGCCGCTGAAAAAGTTCTTTCTTCACCTCCCCAACCTACGGACCTTAACCCACTCATCCCGCAAAAAATTGGTATCTTCATTTGGAGGGCGAAACAAAACAAATTGCCCGTTAGAGTCGCGCTAGATAAAAAGGTATTGATCTCCACTCATTGAGATGTCCGGTTTGTGATGATGATATTGAAACTCTACAACACACGCTCCTAACTTGTAGTTTTGCCAAAGACATTTGGGAAAGAATTCAAAAGTGGTGGAATCTCAATCATCTACCTATCTCAAGTATTTTCGACATTGCACAAAGTCCAAATCCGTTTTTAAACTCCAACCATGGGGTATCCATATGGCAAGCCGTTGTTTGGGTCACGTCCTATCAAATTTGGACTCATAGAAATGCCCGTACATTTGGAGGTAATTGCCTTAGCTCCTCAAAGACCGTGGCAGAAATTCAAAGCAAAAGTTTCGAGTGGATAAACGCCCTTTGGAAAAAAGGATCGTTAAATTGGTTAACGTGTTTCACGAACCCTAAAAGTTTCGATTCATCACTCGCAAAAGTAGGTGTTGTTTAAGGTAGGTTTTTTATGCCGGATCCTGCTGAATTATTACCTAGAGGGGTCTAAGTGGTTTAGGCTCGATTGCTTTGTCGCTGCATTAAATCAGCACTGTATTTCGGGTCCTAATCCAGCTTGTTTTTATACAAGTTGATCCCTCTTAGTAGTAACCGATGGGTGAAGGCTTTTTCCTAATTTTTTAAGCTTTCTTTTCGTGTTTAGTTGTTAGCTCTATGATTGTAGCATAAATTGTATATTGCCCTAAGGCCTTCCTGGTTGTTTCTcttctttttaatataattttgttggcttttcaaaaaaaaatatatatatataaccaagagTAGATATATATTTTAGCATTTCATATTAAATCGGATTTATTCATTAATTACAAATTGTCATTCGATTCAATAAACATCAATAATTcaatatctatatacatatttaatGGTGACCCGTTTAAATCATGCATATCCACTCTAAGCGGATCAAATCGGATAAGATAAATCAGATGTTAATTGTCATCCCTATTGAACAATCTCATTTCCTACAAAATCTGAAACAATGCGAATTTTATTAATTGGGTGATGATCCTATACAACTAAACATGCTATAATATGTTGTACTTTATGATATCTTGAAGCATATTTAATTACCTACGACTAAAAGTTACTGTAATTGACTAGGAATCACTCTCCTTGTTAAGATTATCTAATGTAAATCTAAATACTTCAATTCTCCGAACAGTTTTAAAGTTGTAATAGAAGTGGAAAGGATAAGATCAACCTGGTCCACACGGACCACACATGGGGATCTAATTTCTACAAAACTAGGGCCCACTTGGTTCATAATTATGTAGTGTAATTGTTGGTAGTCAAAGATGGATAATGAATCTTTCGATTAGATATTAAAAATTTTCTAATATAAACTGAATACTTAAATGTAACACATGATGACATGAATACTTCAATTAAATAAATAATTGTCGTTTCTTAGTTTTATATGTTAGATATTTGGCTGAAAAATAAAATTTACAAAATTAATCATGTATGTATATAAAACAATTATAAGCAGTATTGTTAACAATTTTAAAATTGTAtgagctaatacaaaattcacattcTCACGACGTAAATTATTAagatatgttattttcattaagtcAAAAACAAACATCATATTACTTATTCAGTTTTGTATCATTAAGTCCTAAACAACCGGGGCCAAATGAGAAAAGAGCTTAATTAAGTAAATGTTATTTTGGTGACAAGGCCGGTGCTAACGCATAAACACATATGATGTCCTCTATGAAACAATCGTGAAATGTCGTAAGTGTTACAAGCATCAGAATTGTTAGACTAGTTATTTAGTCCATGTTCTCTATTATTTAGACTTGCCCATTTTACATTGATAGGGTTTAGTCCTACATATGGATATGTATTATGTACGTGGATGATATTCAAAATAATAATGAGATTACTTTTCAACACAGTCACGCTCCCTCTAAacgtaattttatttttttattaccaaaaataactcttGCGGCCTAATTTCTCCCTTATCTTGTCGTCTTCATCATACATGGCACCTAACCAATATGAACAAATATACACTATCACTTCTGGCGATCATCTTATCCCGGTTCAACTCGACCTCGACAAATTAAACTACACTCATTGGAAGATGCTCTTCACGACCCATCATGCAGGCTTCAATGTCTCAAATTTCATCCTTCGGCTGTCCACTAATGAAGAAAGAACAAATCCCGATTGGATCAAAGTTGACGTAGTAGTCTCCACTTGGATTTTCCcttgagaatctatgaatctttACTCAAGCGACTACTAAACTCGAAACCAAACAAAGCATATGACACATGGATCTTTCTTGCCAAGGTCTTTCAAGACAACAAGCACTCTAAACCCATGAAACCTGGGTGCGAATGTTGAAGAACACGACTTGGTTATGCACGCCGTTAATGACCTGAATGTAACAGACTGAATATGGGCCTAGACGTGAGATTAATAATTTGCCCAAAAATCGAGCTTTAGGATATGAAAACTGTTTAAAATTCTGTTGTTATGTGTTATTTATTTCAATACGAACAAGCCGTCGTTCGTGCGAACGAGTGGCTGTTTCGTGAGAACCATATGCTTGATCGTACAAACGACATGTGGTGTTGGAACCTTGTTTGTTAAGTTGGTCCGTATGAACAAGATGATGGTTCACGCGAACCGTGTGCTGGTTTGTGCGAATCAGGTGTTGATCGTACGAATGACCTTTATGACCAAACATTTTTAGCTAAACCTACTAGAACAAAGGACATCATGTCCATACGCATGAGATGAGCATTCGTACGAATCAGATCTGGTTCGTACGAGCCAAACTGTTAGTGTTGAGTCTTTAAGTGATATCGTCCACATGAATGAGGTAGTCGTTCATGCGAACGAGTGCCATACGTGCGAAAGACTTGGAAGTTGTTGTTTATTTGGTGATTTTGTTATGCTGATCTGATTTGCTGTTTAATAGTTTGAATATGTTGTTTTAGCCATGGAATTACTTGTTTATAGTTGGTAATTGGTAACAACTGTTGTAGGTGCGTTTATACTATACCGTTGAATAAAAAGAGCAAAGAAATAAAAAGATGACTTTGTTAAAATAAACCGTGCTTACAAAGGATGAGCGGATTCAAAAGTAGGTTCCATGCTCCAATGCATAAAATTTTAAACTATGGTTGGGCACCTCAATAATCCTAAACTCTAACGGGAGTGGAAAATCGAATCCTCAAAAGGGATAAAAGAATAGAAAATAAGGTACCTAGAATAAGGAAGTGAAGGTCATCTTTTATAGGGTGAAGGGAAGCCTTTTACATTAATTTTCTAGCAACTTGGGACAAGAATGATGCATAAAAATGATgaaaaattcggatttaaattcaACTACAACGTTTTTGGTTTTGTAACTGTCTCCACGTGCTGAATCAgacaaaatttataaaataaaagttgTAAAGTGTTGTCTTGTGGTCATCCGAACACTTGATTCGCCTTAAACGGAGACCACATGAGTAAATTATGGCCAACACAGTGCATCAAATTTCGGAATCTGCACGGAGCAATCGTCTTTAATCGCTTCTAGCCGCCATCTGAGGTCGATTAAGACCAAACTCATAAAATGAAAGTTGTGCTTTATACAACATTAGGTTTACTTTAAGGTATAATcacattttcattattattgttcTTATAAAATATTATGTTTATCTCTTTTATCTCCTTTATTACTGTGATTATGAGTAGTTAAACACCCTTAGAGTGTTGGTTTCGGTAAAAAGGGATAAACTATGAGTCAGATTTGAAACTTAGGTAAGTAGGGCTGGCGACCTGAGTGGCGAGGCCATCGGCCCAGGACTTTTAAAATCAGAAAACTTTTTCGAACAATGTCTATGGTAATTAGAAATTTATTTGTCTGTTAACGTTTCACGCTGGCGGCCGTGTATGGCTAGCCGGCGGCAGAACTAAAGAACAATAGGTTGCGAGAGTCTGGTAAAAGCTTGGTTAAACTGGCAGCAGTCTGTGGTCAGTCGGCGACCTCGATTGTTCAATACCAGCCAGCGGCTGGATAACAATAGCCGGTGGCTTGGTCTAGACCGAAGACCGATactcttttttaaatgctttttgttGAGAACACTTACGGGCTTGGTTAAATAGACCTACTGTTCTAA of the Rutidosis leptorrhynchoides isolate AG116_Rl617_1_P2 chromosome 5, CSIRO_AGI_Rlap_v1, whole genome shotgun sequence genome contains:
- the LOC139849810 gene encoding uncharacterized protein, which gives rise to MAWVKWEQILLPYEFGGLNVCSLKIKNLANLTKWWWRFLSGENVFWVRIIKSIYEIGGGLGCSTSLPEIKLKNLSGRPWYNIIKIEDTLTKLGCNLSNAFVKDVGIGADTRFWIDKWIGDVPLKHAYPKLFKLEATPDAYIADRLDVTVNPLISKWNWIMTPRWRTEDEVFALIESIRAHPFSHSPAIQSHPSAGPWSWKHDPSGLFSTSSLVQLLSSLAAEKVLSSPPQPTDLNPLIPQKIGIFIWRAKQNKLPVRVALDKKVLISTH